Sequence from the Chloroflexota bacterium genome:
GCACCTTCTGTTCGCGTTATTCGTGGGTAGCGAGCGTAGCGTAGGGCAGGCGCCTCGCAGCCGGGACACCAACTTTCGCCCCCGCCTTGCACCTGTGGTATAATGTAACGGTAGTTATCCCGGGGATTCACAATCGGAGAGTCATGCTAAAAGGCGTCGTCAACCGGATCCTTGGCGATCCGAACGAAAAGGAACTGAAGCGCATCCGGCCCATCGTGGAACGGATCAACGCGCTGGAACCGGAGTTTGAGGCCAAATCGGACGCGGAACTGCGCGCTCTGACGGCGGAGTTTCGGCGGCGCATTGAGGAAGAGACGGCGGACTTACGCGATCGCCATCGGGAAGCCCAGGAAGCCTTTGAGGCCGAAACGGACGCCGCCGAGGCCGAGCAGGCACGACTGCGCGTGGAATCCATTGGCAAGGAACTCCAGGCCGAGGAAGAGCGGCTGCTGGCCGAGTTCTTGCCGTATGCCTTCGCAGCCGTCCGCGAAGCCTCCAAGCGCACCACGGGCATGCGCCACTTTGACGTGCAACTCATCGGCGGCGTCGTCCTCCACGAGGGTAAGGTCGCCGAGATGAAGACCGGCGAAGGCAAGACGCTGGTCGCCACGCTGCCCGTGTACCTCAACGCCCTGGCCGGGCACGGCGCGCACCTGGTAACCGTCAACGACTACCTGGCCAAGCGCGACACCCAGTGGATGGGGCCCATCTACCACCTGCTGGGCCTGTCCGTCGGCGTGATTCAACACGAATCCGCGTTCCTGTACGATCCCGACTACGTGGCATCCGACGATCGGTATCAGCACCTGCGCCCCTGCGCCCGCCGCGAGGCGTATGCCGCCGACATTACTTACGGCACCAACAACGAGTTCGGGTTTGACTACCTGCGCGACAACATGGTGTGGGATTTGTCGCAGTGCGTCCAGCGCGAGTTGCACTACGCCATCGTGGACGAGGTGGACAACATCCTGATTGACGAGGCGCGCACCCCGCTCATCATTTCGGGCCAGTCCGAGGAATCGTCCAAGCATTACGTTACCTTCAACCGCCTCGTCCCCCGTCTCCAGCGCGACGTGGACTACACCGTGGACGAGAAACTGCGCATCGTAACGCTGACGGAAGAAGGCATCGCCCACGTGGAGCAGATGCTGGGGATTGACAATCTGTACGCGCCCGAGAACTCGCACCTGACGCCGTACCTGGACAACGCCCTGCGCGCCCATGTCCTGTACCAGCGCGACCGCGACTACATCGTGAAGAACGGCGAAGTCATCATCGTGGATGAGTTCACGGGGCGGCTGATGTACGGGCGGCGCTATTCCGAGGGCCTGCACCAGGCCATTGAGGCCAAGGAAGGGGTCCAAATCCAAAAGGAGACCCTGACCCTCGCCACCATCACGTTCCAAAACTTCTTCCGCCTGTATCGCAAACTGGCCGGCATGACGGGTACCGCCGCCACCGAGGCCGAGGAGTTCAACAAAATCTACGGCCTGGACGTAGTGGTGATCCCCACCAACAAGCCGATGATCCGCGTGGACCACCCGGACCTGGTGTTCAAGAACGAGCGGGCCAAGTATCGGGCCGTGGTACAGGAAATTGAGGAACTGTACAACATGGGGCGGCCGGTGCTGGTGGGCACAACGTCCATTGAGAAGTCGGAGCACCTGTCCAACCTGCTCAAGCGCAAGGGCATTCCCCATCAGGTGCTGAACGCCAAGCAGCACGAGCGCGAGGCCGAGATCATCACCCAGGCGGGGCGCCCCGGAGCGGTTACCATCGCCACGAACATGGCCGGGCGCGGCGTGGACATTCTCCTCGGCGGCAACCCGGAGGGGCTGGCCAAGAAGAAACTGCGCGAGGCCGGCCACGACCTGACGCAGATTGACCCCGAACTCTGGCAGAAGACGCTGGCCGAAGTCAAGGCGCAATGCGACCGGGACCGCGAGAAGGTCCTTGCCCTGGGCGGGCTGCACATCCTGGGCACCGAGCGCCACGAGGCGCGGCGCATTGACAATCAGTTGCGGGGCCGCGCCGGCCGCCAGGGCGACCCAGGCTCCTCGCGGTTCTACCTGTCGCTGGAAGACGACCTGATGCGCCGCTTCGGGGGCGAGAGCATCTCCAACATCATGGAGCGCCTGGGGGTGGAGGAAGACGTCCCCATTGAGGCCGGCGTTGTGAGCAAGGCGATAGAGAGCGCCCAGACGCGTGTGGAAGGCTACAACTTTGACATCCGCAAGCACGTCCTGGAGTACGACGATGTCGTGAACCATCAGCGCGAGGTCATCTACCGCCAGCGCCGCCAGATTCTGCGCCAGGCCAACCTGCGCCCGCAGATTATGCGCATGTTGCGCGAGGAGATTGACGGCCTGGTGGAGAGTTACACGGCGGGCCGCTACCGAGAGGACTGGGATCTGGACGGGCTGAATGCGGCTGTGCGGGCGTTCCTGCCGCTGCCCGCCACCCTCACCGGCAAGTCCTGGGCCCAATTGAAGCCCGACGAGATTCGCGAGCACCTGTACGAACTGGCCGAGCGTGCCTACGATGAGAAGGAGCGCGAACTGGGCCCCGAACTGATGCGCCAGGCCGAGCGGTTCGTCCTGTTGCAGACCGTGGATCGGCTCTGGGTGCGCCACCTCACCGACCTGGAGAACCTGCGCGAGGGGATTGGCCTGCGCGCCTTCGCCCAGGAGAACCCGCTGGTGGCGTACAAGAAAGAGGCCAGCCTGATGTACGCCGACCTGATGGACGCCGTTCGCCACGACGTGGCCACGACAATTTTCCGGGTGAACGTGGTGAAGGAGCCGCCGCGCAGGCCGATGCAGGCGGTGCGCCCGGGTGTACCGGCGGCTGCCGGTCCGGCCCGCCCCCAGCCCGCCAAGCCCGTGGGACAGAAGGTGGGGCGCAACGACCCCTGCCCGTGCGGGAGCGGCAAGAAGTACAAGCACTGCCACGGGAGGCCCGAAATGCAGGGTGAGCCGGAACCCGCCGGCGTTGCGGCAGGTACGGCGCGCCCGTCCAAAGGCGCACGACCGAATCCTGGGAAGAAACGCCGCTAGCAAAGGCGCTGCGGCAAACTCAATCCAATGGAGGATGGGTATGCAGATTCGGAACTTTGCACAGTTGATGGAGGAGGCCCGCAAGCGAGGCCCCAAGGTGGTTGCCATCGCCGCGGCCCATGAGCGCGAGGTGCTGCTGGCCGCCGCCGACGCCGAGCGTCTCGGCCTGGCCGAATGCATCCTCGTCGGCGACCGCCCGACCATTGAGCGCCTTGCCGCCGAAGAGGGCATTGACCTCACGCGCATGATGATCATCCACGAGTCGGACCCGAAGACGTGCGCCAACAAGGTCATGGAACTGGTGAGCCAGGGCCACGCCCAGATCGCCATGAAGGGCAAGGTGGAGACGGGCGACTTTCTCCGCGCCGCGCTCAACAAGGAGTACGGCCTGCGTCGCGGCAACCTGCTCACCCATGTCGGCGCGTTTGAAATCCCCGGCATAGACAGGCTCATCTTTGTCAGCGACGCCGGCGTGGTGGTCGCGCCCGACATGGAGCAGAAGGTGGAGATCGTGCGCAACGCCATCCAGGTGGCGCGCGCGCTGGGGGTGGAACAGCCCAAAGTCGCCATTCTGGCCGCCACGGAGATGGTGAACCCCAAGATTCCGGCCACCCTGGACGCCGCCAACCTGGCCAAGATGGCCGACCGCGGGCAGATTACCGGCGGCCTGGTGGACGGGCCGCTGGCCCTGGACAACGCCATCTCGCCCGAATCCGTCGCCGTGAAGGGCATCCAGAGCCAGGTGGCAGGCTATGCCGACATCCTCATCCCCCCCGACATTGAGGCGGGCAACGTGCTCGCCAAAGCCATCACCTACTTCGCCAACGGGAAGATGGCGGGGGTTGTCGTGGGCGCGCGAAGCCCCATGATCGTCGCCTCTCGCTCCGACACCCACGAGACGAAACTTGTTTCCATGGCGCTGGGCGTGTTGCTGGCCGAGTGAACGGAGGGGTCGGAATGCTTCCGCGCCTGTTCATTTTCGCCGGCCGATTCGGCAGCGGCAAGACCGAGTGCGCCGTCAATTTCGCCGTGCAACTCGCCCGCGGGCGCTATCCGTCGGCGACAGGGTGGGCGCAGAAGCCGCCTTCGTTCAATTCGCACCCCACACTGGTGGACCTGGACATCGTAACCCCCTACTTCCGCACGCGCGAGTTGACCGACACACTGCGCCCCATGGGGGTCTATGTGGTAGCCCCTGCCCAGGTGGGACAGTACCTGGACCTGCCGGCCATATCGCCGGAGATTCTGGGCGCCATTGAGCGGCGTGGGGTTCTGGTGGTGCTAGACGTGGGCGGCGACCCCCAGGGTGCGCGGGCGCTGGGCCAGTACAGCCCGTACATCCAGAAGCAGGAGCATGTTGTGTACTTCGTGGTCAATCCGTATCGGCCGTTCACGGATACGACGGAGGGCATCCGGACGGCCATCCGCGAGGTGGAGCGCACTTCGCGGTTGCGCGTGTCGGCGCTGGTGAGCAATCCCAACATGATGGACGAGACGCAGCCCGAACTGGTGCTGGCGGGGCATCGGCAGGTGGTGGCCGCGTCCGATGCCCTGGGGCTGCCCGTGGCCATGCTGGGAGTGGAGGAGCGCCTCGCGGAGTCTGTGCGCCGCGAGGTTGCCGACGTGCCGATTCTGGAGATTCGGCGGTTCTTTGACCTGCGTTGGACGGCCTAGCCGTCCGCCTTTACGGTGATGCAGACAAGCGAACGATGGAGGGAGCGATGCAGATTCGCAACTTTGCGCAGTTACTGGAGGCCGCAATTCAGCGCGGCCCTGCCCGCGTGGCCGTCGCCGCCGCCGACGAGGCCAACACGCTGGCGGCGGTGGCCAAGGCCCGCGACCTGGGCCTAGCCACGGCGGTTCTGTTCGGCGATGAGGCCGCCATCCGCCAGGCGGCCGAGAGCGCGGGCGTGGATATCGGCGGGCTGACGGTGGTGCATGTGCCCAACCATAAAGAGTCGGTGCGCGCGGCGGTCTCCGCCATCAAGGATGGCCTGGCGGATATGGCGATGAACGGGCGCGCGCTGCCCGGCCACCTGGTGCGCGTGGCGCTGGAGCCGGAGATGCAACTCCGCACCGGCAAACTGTTCACCGATGTGAGCATTTTTGAGATCCCCGGCGCGGACCGCCTGATTCTGATCAGCGACATCGGCGTGGTCGTGTCGCCCACGCTGGAGGAGAAGGTGTCCATCGTCCAGAACGCCATTGACGTGGCGCGCGCCCTGGGCATAGAGACGCCCAAGGTCGCCATTCTGGCTGCCACCGAGATGGTGAACCCCAAGATTCCCGTGAGCATGGATGCCAGCAACCTGTCCAAGATGGCGCAGCGCGGGCAGATCAAGGGGGGCGTCGTGGACGGCCCGCTGGCGCTGGACAACGCCATCTCGCCCCATGCGGCGCGGGTCAAGGGCATCCAGAGCGAAGTGGCCGGCCACGCCGACATCCTCATCGTCCCCGACGTGGATGCGGGGAACATTCTGGCCAAGGCCATCACGTACTTCGCCAAGGGCAAGATGGCGGGCGTTGTCGTGGGCAGCCGGAGCCCGCTCATCATGCCGTCTCGCGCCGACCCGCCCGAGACGAAACTCATGTCCATCGCCCTGGGCGTGTATCTCGCCATGCCGCCCAAGTAACGTAGAGGTTGGAGGTGAAAAATGCCGCGAATCGTGATTGATGTGGAACGATGCAAGGGGTGCGGTCTGTGCACCCAGGTATGCCCGAAAGGCGACCTCGTCCAGATGTCCAACGAGTTCAACTCCAAGGGGTATCGCCCGTCCAAGTTCGTGGATCCCGAGAAGAAGTGCATTGGCTGCGCCTTCTGCGCTAACATGTGCCCCGACGTAGCCATTACCGTGTACCGCTAGACGACAAAGGAGGTCATCATGGCGAAAGTGCTGATGAAAGGCAATGAGGCCATCGCCGAAGCCGCCATCCGCGCCGGTTGCGAAGCGTATTTCGGCTACCCGATCACCCCGCAGACGGAGGTTCTGGAGTACATGTCGGCGCGGATGCCGGAACTGGGCCGCGCCTTTGTCCAGGCCGAGAGCGAACTGGCTGCGGTGAACATGCTCTATGGCGCGGCCTGCACGGGCGCGCGCGCCATGACTACGACGTCCAGCCCCGGCTTCAGCCTCATGCAGGAGGGCTTGTCCTACATCGCCTGCTCGGAGGTTCCCGCCGTCGTGGTGAACGTGATGCGCGGCGGGCCAGGCCTGGGGAATATCCAGCCGTCGCAGGCCGACTACTTGCAGATGACCAAGGGCGGCGGGCACGGCGACTACAGCCCCATCGTCCTGGCCCCGTCCACCGTGCAGGAGACGGTGAACCTGGTCATCCTGGCCTTTGACCTGGCCGACAAGTATCGGCAGCCCGTGTACGTCATTGCCGACGGCATGATCGGCCAGATGATGGAGCCGGTGGAACTGCCCGAACTGAAGCCGCCGCAGAGGCCCGAACGCCCCTGGGCGCTTACCGGCGCCAAGGGCAGGCCCCGCAACATCATCACCTCGCTGCAACTGGATCCGCCGACGCTGGAGAAGGTCAACCTGCGCCTGCAGGAGATTTACAGGCGCATCCGCGAGAACGAGCAGCGGCACGAGGAGTACATGACCGACGACGCCGACCTGCTGGTGGTGGCCTATGGGACGGCGGCGCGCATCGTCAAGACGGCGATCTCCAAGGCGCGGCCGCAAGGACTCAAAGTCGGCCTTTTCCGCCCCATCACCGTGAACCCATACCCGTATGACGCGCTCAGGAAGGCGGCGGATAGGGCGCAGCGCGTGCTGGTGGTGGAGTTGAGCGCCGGCCAGATGCTGGAGGACGTGCGGCTGGCCGTGATGGATCGGCGTCCCATCCACTTCTTCGGCAAGATGGGCGGCGTTGTTCCCATGCCCGAGGACATCGTGGATGCAATGAACAAAGTCATGGCCGAGGCCTAAGGAAGGAGATGGTGAACATGGCTGAAGTGAAGGAAGAGAAAATCGTATTCCAGCGGCCCAAGGCCCTGTGCGACGTGGTAACCCACTACTGCCCTGGATGCTTGCACGGCGTGGTTCACCGCGTCATCGCCGAAGTCATTGACGAACTGGGCATTCAGGAGATCACGGTGGGCATCGCGCCGGTGGGGTGCTCGGTGCTGGCGTACAACTACATCGCGACGGACTTTGCGGAGGCGGCCCACGGGCGCGCGCCGGCCATGGCGACGGGGATGAAGCGCGTGCATCCCGAACTCGTGGTGTTCACCTACCAGGGCGACGGCGACCTGGCGGCCATCGGCACCAACGAGTTGATCCACGCCGCCACGCGGGGCGAGAACATCACGACGATCTTCATCAACAACGCCATCTACGGCATGACCGGTGGGCAGATGGCCCCCACCACGCTGCCGGGCCAGGTAACGACTTCCACGCCGCGGGGCCGCGACACGAAACTCGCCGGCTTCCCGGTGCGCGTGTGCGAACTGGTGTCCACGCTGGAGGGCGCGGCGTACATCGTGCGGCGGTCGGCCTACAACCCCAGCGAAATCCGCAAACTGAAGGCCGCCATCAAGACGGCGTTCCAGGTGCAGATGGCTGGGCTGGGCTACTCGCTGGTGGAGGTGGTGTCCAACTGCCCGACGAACTGGGGGATGACGCCGCTGGAGTCGCTCAAGTGGCTCCAGGAGAACATGCTGGCCTATTATCCGCTGGGCGACTACAAGGTGAAGGACAGCGTCAAAGAACTCATGGCGAAGAAATAGGCGAGAGCGAGAGGAGAATCCCATGCACGAAGAAGTGATCATATCCGGATTCGGCGGCCAGGGCGCGCTGTTCGCCGGGCAACTCCTCACCTACGCGGGCCTGTTTGAGGGGCGGCAGGTCAGTTGGATTCCGTCCTACGGGCCAGAGATGCGCGGTGGCACCGCCCACTGTACCGTGATCCTGTCGGACGAGCCTATCGGATCGCCCATCGTGCGCAACCCGACGATTGCCATTGTGCTGAATCCCGCGTCCATGGACAAATACGAGCCGCTGGTGGCGCCGGGCGGCATTCTGATCGTCAACACGTCCCTTGTGCGGCGGCCCGCGCAGAGGACCGACATCACGGTGGTGGGCGTGCCCGCGAACGAACTGGCCTACGAACTGGGCAATGTGCGCATGGCCAACGTGGTGCTGCTGGGCGCGCTCCTGGCGACCAAGCCCATCGTCTCGCCCGAGTCGGTCAAGCGGGCCATGGAGGAGGAGATTCCCGCACACCGCAAGCATATCATAGAGCCGAACAAGCGGGCGCTGGAACGGGGGATGCAGTACGTGGCGGAGACGGTCGGGGCGCGCTAGCCCGCGCGAGGGCTTACCCCATCACTCCCTGTGTCCCCCTCTTCCCCGCAGGCAGGGAAGAGGGGGAGGGCTGGCGCAGGGGATGCAACCGCGAATGGACGCGAATGTGAGTAGAGTATTCGTGTTATTCGCGGATGAGGGTGTGGCCGCGCGAGGCTAATCCCCCCGCGCTGCGGGTGTAGCAGCGCCAGCCCGCAGGGCTTTGTACGTTGAGGCCGATGCTTTAGCGTCGGGCGGCGTCTGGCGTACCTTGCAGATGGATACAGGAGCGCGACATGTCTCAGGAACGCACACGTAGGCTCGGCAATGTGGTGCTTCATCTGGTGTCGGACGGCATCTGCTGGATGGACGGCGGGGCGATCTTCGGCGTGGTGCCCAAGGCCATCTGGCAGCGCGTGGCCGAATGCGACGCCCAGAATCGCGTCCCCATGGAACTCAATTGCCTGCTGATTGAAACCTGCGACGAGGTGATCCTGGTCAACACGGGGTTTGGCCCCAAGATGTCGCCCAAGGAGCGCGAAATCTATCGGATTCCCGAGAGCCGCCTGCTGGCGAACCTGGCCGAGTTGGGGTTCGGCCCCGAAGATATCCACATCGTCATCAACACGCACCTGCACCCCGACCACTGCGGCGGCAATACGATGTACAAGGACGGGAAACTCGTCCCCACGTTCCCCAAGGCCACCTACGTGGTCCAGGAGCAGGAGTGGCACGACGCAACCCACCCGAACGAGCGCACCCGCGCCGTGTACCTGGCCGAGAACCTGCTGCCGCTGGAGGAGCGCCGCCAGTTACGCCTCATCCGCGGCGAGGAGCACATCGTGGAGGGGATTCGCTGCCTGCCCACGCCCGGCCACACGTTCGGCCATCAGTCGGTGGCCATTGAGTCGGCGGGCGAGGCGGCGATCTTCCTGAGCGACATGGCGCCCTGGGCGGTGCATCTGGAGCGCCTGGCGTGGACGACGGCCTTTGACGTGCAGCCGCTGCAGACGGTGGACGTGAAGCGTTCGGTGCGGCAGTGGGCGCTCAGGTCCAACGCGCTCCTCATCTTTGAGCACGACCCTCGCGTGCCGTGGGGGAGGCTACAGGAGGACGCGGGCGCGCTGCGCGTGGTGGAGGCGTAGGGGGCGGGGGCGCGGGTAGGGTGACAGAGGCTCGGCCTGATTGTTAGCCAGACGCTCACTCGGCTGCCCGCGCAAAACGGACCTGCTTTTCCGTCACCACTACAAATTGGTTTGCTAACTGCTCTGCATAACTTTCAAGCAATCGTCGGAGAGCAGCGATCTTGTTCGCCGCTCGTTCGTCTTCAAGGCGTAGAAGCACAACACCCTTGTGTGGACGTCGCTCTCGGTGAATCTTCTCTCCAAAGTCTTTATCATTTGTAATCAAAATCCGATCCTCGGCAAACGCTTTCGCAATGACTTCGTCGTCGTCCATGCCGCGCGCTTCTTCGTACACCGAGAAAACTTCATGCTTCTGTGCGCGCAACCAGCGTGCTACCGCTGGCCCCGTGCACTCGTCCACGAGGAAACGCATCTACATTGGCTCCACTTCCAACGGCATAAATGAGGTGTTTGCCAGGCACTTCGTGGCAAACAGCAAGCACGCTTGAATGTCTTCGGGCGTCAGTCCTTGGTACTCTTCAAGGATTTCTGTAACGGTGGCGCCATGCGCCAGCAAATTCAGTATATACTCCACGGTCAGACGGGTTCCCCTGATGACTGGCTTGCCAACCATAACTTTGGGATTGAGCGCAATACGCTCAAGCAGTTGCTTTTCCGTCATCCTTTCGTCTCCATGCGCGGGATAGTCCTTATATACCTATTATACTGCCCTGGCGCGGGAAGTCAAGCGTTTCGTGCCCCCACCCGCCAGGCGGGGCTGGGTTCCAAAGTTGGTCGCGCCACAGGCATGGGTGCGACGCACTTCCGAAGGCGCGTCGCACCTTTGCGCCAACACAAGACGGAGCCGAATCCCGTGCACCCCACGCTTGGAGTCCTGCCTGCGCCGTGCTATAATTCGCGCGGGGCTTGTGCTCCCCGAAATGCCTTGCCATCACCGACAAGGAGGGCCATCCGTGTACCGACAGTACGGCTTTCTCGCGCCCCGCAGCGAATTGGCTACCACCGCCGATGAGGCCGCCGCCAAGGCCGCCGCCATCGGCTTCCCGGTGGTGATGAAGATCGCCTCGCCCGACATCCTCCACAAGACCGACGTGGGCGGCGTGGCCCTGAACCTGAACTCCGAGGCGGAGGTGCGCGCCGCGTTTGCGCGCATTCTGGACAGCGTCCGCGCCAAAGCGCCCGCCGCCCGCATAGACGGCGTTACCGTGGAGGAGATGGTTCGCGGGGGCGTGGAGGTCATCATCGGCCTGAACAACGATGCGCAGTTCGGCCCCACCATCCTGTTCGGCCTGGGCGGGGTGTTCACGGAGATCTTCCAGGACGTGAGTTTCCGCGTGTTGCCCATCACGCGGGCCGACGCCGAGGAGATGATCGGCGAAATCCGCGGCAGGGCCATCCTGGACGGCTACCGCGGCCAGCCGCCCGTGTCCAGGGCGATGCTGGTGGATCTGCTGATGAACGCGGCGCGGATGGGGATGGACCTGGCCGAGCGCCTGGACTCGGTGGACTTCAACCCCATTGTCGTGTGGGGTGATGAGCACCGCGTGCTGGACGCCAAAATCCTCCTGCGCGACGGCGGGCAACCCCTGGCAGCGGAGCCGCCCGACACGTCCTACCTGGACATGTTCTTCAAGGCGAAGTCGGTGGCGCTCATCGGCGCGTCGGCCACGCCCGGCAAGGTGGGCAACGCCGTGCTAGACAGCCTGGCGCGGCACGACTACCGAGGCAAGGTCTTCCCCGTGAACCCGACCCGCGACGAACTCATGGGACTCAAGGCGTATCCCAGCCTGTCGGCCATTCCGGAGCCGGTGGATCTGGTGGTGGTTACCGTGGCGCTGGGCATGGTGCCAGACCTGCTGCGCGAGTGCGCGGCGAAGGGCGTCCACGCCATGGTCATCATCTCCGGCGGCGGCAAGGAACTGGGCGGCGACAGCGAGGCGCTGGAAGCCGAGATCGCCCGCCTGGCCCGCGAGTGCCGCGTGCGCATCGTCGGCTGCAACTGCATTGGGGTCTTTGACGGCGAGACGCGCCTGGACACGTTCTTCCAGGTGCACGAGCGGATGGTGCGGCCGCCGCTGGGGCCGGTGTCCATCCTGACGCAGTCGGGCACGGTGGGCGCGGCCCTCATGGAGGATTTGCACAACGTCGGCGCGAGCAAGTTCGTCTCCTACGGCAACCGCATTGACGTGGACGAGGCCGACCTGCTGGCGTATCTGGCCGACGACCCGCACACGCGGGTTGTGGCGTGCTACATTGAGGGGCTGAAGCGCGGGCGCAAGTTCCTGGCCACGGCCAGCCGCGTGGCGCAGGCGAAGCCGGTGGTGGTATTCAAGCCCGGGCGCACGCTGCGCTCGGCCCGCGCGTCCATCTCGCACACGGGGTTCTTCGGCGGCACCTACGCCGTCTGGCAGGGCGCGTTCAGGCAGGCCGGCGTCATCGCCGTGGACAGTTACGAGGAACTGTTCGCGGTGTCCAAGGCGCTGGCCATGCAGCCCAGGGCCGGGGGCAACCGCGTCGCCATGATCAGCAACGGCGCGGGGACGATGGTACAGGGGATTGACCTGCTGCCCGAGTACGGCCTGGCGCTGCCCGACCTGGCCCCGGAGACGGTCGCGGCGCTGCGGGCGGCGTATCCGCCGTTCTACCTGGCGCAGAATCCGGTGGATGTTACCGGCTCGGCCACCACCACGGACTACGCGGTGGGCATCCAGGCGCTGCTGGACGATCCGAATGTGGATGTCGTGATGCCCTGGTTCGTGTTCCAGGACACGCCCGTGGGCGAGGACATCGCCGACGCGCTGGGGGAGTTGAACCGCAAGGCGAAGAAGCCGATTCTCGTGGGGGCGACGGGCGGGCCTTTCACGGCCAGGATGTCGCAGGCGATAGAGGCCCAGGGCGTCCCCGTGTTCCACTCCGTGCGGGAATGGGTGGCGGCGGCCATGGGCCTAGCGCACCGCCCGCCGCAGCAGGTGTGGGGCTGATTCGCGGAGACTCCCCCTCGGCGGACGATGGCGCGCACCGCCCGCCGAGGGGAGTTTGCGCCTACTCTACGACCTTCTCAAACATGTCTTTGGTTGCGCCGCACTGGGGGCAAACCCAGTCGTCGGGCAAATCCTCAAAGGCCGTTCCGGGCGGGATGTCCGAGTCGGGGTCGCCCACCGCTGGGTCGTACACGTAGCCGCAGACCATGCATTCCCATTTTTCCATCGCGTTTGTCTCCTTGGCTGCTAGAAACTCTTGAACTGATCGCGGCGGGCGCCGCAGACGGGGCACTTGTCGGGCGGTTCACCTTCCACCGTGTACCCGCACACGCTGCAGATCCAAATCTCGCCGATTTGGATGTCCACGCCCTTGTCCACCGACGCCTTGGCTTCGCCATACATGACCTGGTGAATCTTCTCGGCCTCCAGCGCCCAGTGCATGCTCCGCTCGGCGGGCTTTTCGCCCTGCTCCCTGGCGACGGCGAGGTAGGCGGGATACATCTCGTTGACCTCAAAGGTTTCCCCGCCGATGGCCGCCACTAGGTTGTCCTTGGTGGTACCTAGCCCGCCGACCGTGCGCAGGTGATTGGTGGCGTGCACCTGCTCGGCATAGGCGATGGCCTTGAACAGGCGGGCGACGTTGGCGAAGCCTTCCTTCTCCGCCTGGTCGGCGAAGGCGAGGTACTTCATGTGGGCCTGGCTCTCGCCCGCAAAAGCGGCTTTCAAGTTTCCTTCGGTCATGTCTTTCATAATATCCTCTCCTTTCCTACATATTGTGAGCGCAAGTACAGGCTCTAGCCCTCAAAGATGGGTTTTTCCTCATCCTGGAAGAACCACAGCCCTTTGTCCTTCAGATAGTGATAGGAGTTCTGCAGCAGGTCGTAGTGGCGGCTTTCCTCCTGCACCAGGAACTCGTACATGGCCTTGGCGGTCAGGTCCTCGGATGTTTCTGCCGCCCGCTTGTACAGTTCGTACCCGCGCTTCTCAAACCCCATGGCCAGTTCCAGCGCCTTGAGGTCGTCGGCGTCGTCGGGCAAGTCCTTCCCAGGGCCTTCGGGGAACAGGTTCAACTCGGGCGCGGGTTCGGTGGCTTTACGTGCATCATCCAGGGTGAGCCACTGGCCCTTCTTGGTGATGGCCTGGTACTGCTGCTGAAGCACTTGCAGGTGCCCTTCTTCGTCGCGGGCCAGGGACGTGAACATCTTGGCGCCCGCGGGGTGGGCGCTGCGTTTCGCGGCCTCCAGGTAGAAGGCGCGCCCGCGAATCTCGTTGATCATGCCCTGGCGCAACGGCTCTAGCAACTTCT
This genomic interval carries:
- a CDS encoding rubrerythrin family protein, whose protein sequence is MKDMTEGNLKAAFAGESQAHMKYLAFADQAEKEGFANVARLFKAIAYAEQVHATNHLRTVGGLGTTKDNLVAAIGGETFEVNEMYPAYLAVAREQGEKPAERSMHWALEAEKIHQVMYGEAKASVDKGVDIQIGEIWICSVCGYTVEGEPPDKCPVCGARRDQFKSF
- a CDS encoding rubredoxin; the protein is MEKWECMVCGYVYDPAVGDPDSDIPPGTAFEDLPDDWVCPQCGATKDMFEKVVE
- a CDS encoding MBL fold metallo-hydrolase, with the translated sequence MSQERTRRLGNVVLHLVSDGICWMDGGAIFGVVPKAIWQRVAECDAQNRVPMELNCLLIETCDEVILVNTGFGPKMSPKEREIYRIPESRLLANLAELGFGPEDIHIVINTHLHPDHCGGNTMYKDGKLVPTFPKATYVVQEQEWHDATHPNERTRAVYLAENLLPLEERRQLRLIRGEEHIVEGIRCLPTPGHTFGHQSVAIESAGEAAIFLSDMAPWAVHLERLAWTTAFDVQPLQTVDVKRSVRQWALRSNALLIFEHDPRVPWGRLQEDAGALRVVEA
- a CDS encoding acetate--CoA ligase family protein — protein: MPCHHRQGGPSVYRQYGFLAPRSELATTADEAAAKAAAIGFPVVMKIASPDILHKTDVGGVALNLNSEAEVRAAFARILDSVRAKAPAARIDGVTVEEMVRGGVEVIIGLNNDAQFGPTILFGLGGVFTEIFQDVSFRVLPITRADAEEMIGEIRGRAILDGYRGQPPVSRAMLVDLLMNAARMGMDLAERLDSVDFNPIVVWGDEHRVLDAKILLRDGGQPLAAEPPDTSYLDMFFKAKSVALIGASATPGKVGNAVLDSLARHDYRGKVFPVNPTRDELMGLKAYPSLSAIPEPVDLVVVTVALGMVPDLLRECAAKGVHAMVIISGGGKELGGDSEALEAEIARLARECRVRIVGCNCIGVFDGETRLDTFFQVHERMVRPPLGPVSILTQSGTVGAALMEDLHNVGASKFVSYGNRIDVDEADLLAYLADDPHTRVVACYIEGLKRGRKFLATASRVAQAKPVVVFKPGRTLRSARASISHTGFFGGTYAVWQGAFRQAGVIAVDSYEELFAVSKALAMQPRAGGNRVAMISNGAGTMVQGIDLLPEYGLALPDLAPETVAALRAAYPPFYLAQNPVDVTGSATTTDYAVGIQALLDDPNVDVVMPWFVFQDTPVGEDIADALGELNRKAKKPILVGATGGPFTARMSQAIEAQGVPVFHSVREWVAAAMGLAHRPPQQVWG
- a CDS encoding 2-oxoglutarate oxidoreductase, whose translation is MAEVKEEKIVFQRPKALCDVVTHYCPGCLHGVVHRVIAEVIDELGIQEITVGIAPVGCSVLAYNYIATDFAEAAHGRAPAMATGMKRVHPELVVFTYQGDGDLAAIGTNELIHAATRGENITTIFINNAIYGMTGGQMAPTTLPGQVTTSTPRGRDTKLAGFPVRVCELVSTLEGAAYIVRRSAYNPSEIRKLKAAIKTAFQVQMAGLGYSLVEVVSNCPTNWGMTPLESLKWLQENMLAYYPLGDYKVKDSVKELMAKK
- a CDS encoding DUF5615 family PIN-like protein codes for the protein MRFLVDECTGPAVARWLRAQKHEVFSVYEEARGMDDDEVIAKAFAEDRILITNDKDFGEKIHRERRPHKGVVLLRLEDERAANKIAALRRLLESYAEQLANQFVVVTEKQVRFARAAE
- a CDS encoding 2-oxoacid:acceptor oxidoreductase family protein, translated to MHEEVIISGFGGQGALFAGQLLTYAGLFEGRQVSWIPSYGPEMRGGTAHCTVILSDEPIGSPIVRNPTIAIVLNPASMDKYEPLVAPGGILIVNTSLVRRPAQRTDITVVGVPANELAYELGNVRMANVVLLGALLATKPIVSPESVKRAMEEEIPAHRKHIIEPNKRALERGMQYVAETVGAR
- a CDS encoding DUF433 domain-containing protein; amino-acid sequence: MTEKQLLERIALNPKVMVGKPVIRGTRLTVEYILNLLAHGATVTEILEEYQGLTPEDIQACLLFATKCLANTSFMPLEVEPM